The Infirmifilum lucidum DNA segment ATGCCCCTGTACTCCTTCTTCACCGCAAGGAAGTACACGACGCCCACTTTCCCGTAGCCGTCCACGCGAGTGGTGTAGACCTCAGCGACTCCGGCCATCCTCCCGTTCACCTCGGCTACGAGGACTAGCGTCTCGTCCATGTCTCTTATAGCCCAGTACCTGTAAGAGCCCGTGAAGGACTCTCTAAGTATCTTTACGACGGCCGATCTGTCGTTAAGCGTTGCGGGGCGTACTCTAACTTGTAAAAGACTACTACTATCTTCCTCCAGAGCCTCCATGCTTACACGCTCATTTCTTTAGAGCTTGTATTCTCTCCAAAAGGGTGTTTATATCCTTTTCTACTATCCTCTCCAGCGTGTGGTATAGTTCTTTTAGGAAAGCAGGCGAGTCCAGCACTCTACCGTAGAAGACGGGTTCCACCGACGGTAGTGTTGCCTCGAGCCCCGCTATTCTCCTAAGACCCTTCATTCTTCGAATCTCTGAAACGCTCCTAGCCCCAGCCAGGATCTCGGAAAGAAGCACGATGTCGTCGATCGCGTCCGTGAAGAGCGGGTAGTATACCTCGCTGTCCCTGAATACTCTGTCGTACCTGCCCCAGAACATTGGGCCCGTAAGGGCACGCCTGAGGAACCTGGCGTCCCCCTCGTCCTCCACCCTGAGGCCCGAGACTACGTCTATCGCCCGCTGAGCAGAGGGGAGGTGGGCGACTCTCTCGAGCTTTGCCACTATACTCCTGGTCAGCTCGCTGTACTTGAACATATGCCACCTCCTTGCCTTGAACTCCAGCGCGACTCTCTCCAGAGCACTCGTGGCTTTCCCAACTCCCTCCCAGTTGACAATAGAGGGCGTGTCGAGGTCTGTGTGGTACACGGGCAGTATTTCGGGGAATGTATGCGTAGTTGATGAGGGGACGCCCTTCAACGTGAAGCTGAAGCTGTCGAATATCACCTGGTCGGGGCATACCCTCGCTTCACCACCCAGAACCTCCGCTATGCCTGCTTGCACGTCGGGTGTCGACGCGGACACGCGTATTTCTGCTCCGCCCAGCGTATCAACGTTGAAGAGCGCACCGAAGCTCTCGAGGAGCCCGCTCCTCTCCAAGTAGTCTGCAAAGCTCCTCGACCCCCATATCCAGTACCAGGGGCTGTACCCCGGAGCTCCGGACTCCTCGGAGCCGAAGAAGATATAACCTGCACTCTCGCGGAGCCGTTCCGCTAGTAGCATGACTATGCCCACGCCGAGCACGTCATCTGTGAAGCCGGCAAGCCACTTGTCTATGTGTGCGGAGAAGACAGGGCCATCTAGGGGGCCTGCATAGACCACTCTGCTCTTTGAGAAGTGATTAGCGATCGTCTCCACTTTCACTGATACCTTCTTGCCCTCCCGGCTCAGCTTCGAGATCCTCATGCCGTCTTCGAGGCTCACGGCCACTGCCGGGATTGGAGGAGGAGTCCCCTCCTCGAAGCGG contains these protein-coding regions:
- a CDS encoding GNAT family N-acetyltransferase; translated protein: MEALEEDSSSLLQVRVRPATLNDRSAVVKILRESFTGSYRYWAIRDMDETLVLVAEVNGRMAGVAEVYTTRVDGYGKVGVVYFLAVKKEYRGMGIGKRLVLEAEEFFRRERCMYSAASTVESNKASQGLFSSLGYSLFRERDRVYWDLVEALSAYEDDVIMVKKL
- a CDS encoding M28 family peptidase, producing MSSVKRVAQLVSDIPLNDVVAGSPGEKMLAERLRGFLESLGLETGVYEFEALSWEERYVEVSSGNLKFRGVALPYTLSGEAEGEVVYMDEKILEEEWAPSKVSGKIVLARFYEKVDEAVWQYVQAVRFGAEAVIFMDIYPSRVRRMVLTLNTDYRFEEGTPPPIPAVAVSLEDGMRISKLSREGKKVSVKVETIANHFSKSRVVYAGPLDGPVFSAHIDKWLAGFTDDVLGVGIVMLLAERLRESAGYIFFGSEESGAPGYSPWYWIWGSRSFADYLERSGLLESFGALFNVDTLGGAEIRVSASTPDVQAGIAEVLGGEARVCPDQVIFDSFSFTLKGVPSSTTHTFPEILPVYHTDLDTPSIVNWEGVGKATSALERVALEFKARRWHMFKYSELTRSIVAKLERVAHLPSAQRAIDVVSGLRVEDEGDARFLRRALTGPMFWGRYDRVFRDSEVYYPLFTDAIDDIVLLSEILAGARSVSEIRRMKGLRRIAGLEATLPSVEPVFYGRVLDSPAFLKELYHTLERIVEKDINTLLERIQALKK